A part of Gossypium hirsutum isolate 1008001.06 chromosome A07, Gossypium_hirsutum_v2.1, whole genome shotgun sequence genomic DNA contains:
- the LOC107926638 gene encoding bidirectional sugar transporter SWEET5, with protein MLSTNAIRTIVGIIGNIISLFLFLSPVPTFIKIFKLKSVEEFKPDPYVATILNCAMWVFYGLPIVHPDSLLIITINGVGLVIEGVFVTIFFIFSNNKKRKRICFYLLIEIIFMAAVVLITLLVFQTTQKRSMFVGILAIVFNIGMYTSPLTVMRMVIKTKSVKYMPFTLSLFNFLNGVVWVIYALLKFDINVLIPNGLGTLSGLVQLILYAWFYRTTKWDEDDKAPAQQVQLSEI; from the exons ATGTTGAGTACAAATGCGATTAGAACCATCGTTGGGATCATCG GAAATATCATCTCCTTATTCCTGTTTCTCTCGCCCGT CcccacatttattaaaatatttaaattgaaatccGTGGAAGAGTTCAAGCCGGATCCATATGTAGCAACAATCTTGAACTGTGCCATGTGGGTGTTCTATGGTCTCCCCATTGTCCATCCCGACAGTCTTTTGATCATTACCATCAATGGTGTTGGCCTGGTGATTGAGGGCGTCTTCGTAACCATCTTCTTTATCTTCTCTAACAACAAGAAGCGA AAGAGGATTTGCTTTTATCTTTTGATCGAAATCATCTTCATGGCAGCTGTAGTTTTGATTACTTTACTTGTGTTCCAAACAACCCAAAAAAGGTCCATGTTTGTTGGAATTTTGGCCATTGTCTTCAACATTGGAATGTACACTTCACCATTGACAGTCATG CGTATGGTGATTAAGACAAAAAGCGTCAAGTACATGCCCTTCACTCTCTCCCTTTTTAACTTCTTAAATGGAGTTGTTTGGGTGATTTATGCATTACTCAAATTTGATATTAACGTCTTG ATTCCGAATGGCTTGGGAACCCTGTCAGGTTTGGTGCAGCTTATACTTTATGCATGGTTCTATAGAACTACCAAATGGGATGAAGATGATAAAGCACCAGCTCAACAAGTTCAACTTTCCGAGATTTGA